A region from the Pseudonocardia petroleophila genome encodes:
- a CDS encoding LLM class flavin-dependent oxidoreductase, whose protein sequence is MTVTANERLGLAPTDPRPPAETRPAADRTETNPLFGDQKMKLGLFGSNCSYGLIMSHAPSSYEITWEHTKEIAQRADRLGFDVLVPVARWKGFGGSTNFNGNCFETYTWAAGVAEATERIAVAATSHLPTMHPIVAAKQATTVDRISGGRFALNMVMGWVPPEMEMFGSEQREHDERYAYGQEWLDFVNKLWTEEGTFAIHSKYFDAELLEAYPKPHQGPRPALINAGNSPSGIEFSARNVDFNFASLDTLENIKGYTTKLKAKAREEYQREIHAMTYGLVVCRDTEEEAKRAFQQVVDEGDWGAAGNVIKIAGSGASQSFDHAVKEMQERFIAGWGGYPIVGTPEQVTEELGRLNEAGMEGMIFGLIDYNEELKYFGEEVMPLLKQAGLRH, encoded by the coding sequence ATGACCGTCACGGCCAACGAGCGCCTCGGCCTCGCCCCCACCGACCCCCGCCCGCCCGCGGAGACGCGGCCCGCGGCCGACCGCACCGAGACCAACCCGCTGTTCGGCGACCAGAAGATGAAGCTGGGCCTGTTCGGCAGCAACTGCTCCTACGGGCTGATCATGAGCCACGCACCGAGCAGCTACGAGATCACCTGGGAGCACACGAAGGAGATCGCGCAGCGCGCCGACCGGCTCGGCTTCGACGTGCTCGTCCCCGTCGCCCGCTGGAAGGGCTTCGGCGGATCGACGAACTTCAACGGCAACTGCTTCGAGACCTACACCTGGGCCGCCGGCGTCGCCGAGGCCACCGAGCGGATCGCCGTCGCGGCCACCAGCCACCTGCCCACGATGCACCCGATCGTCGCCGCCAAGCAGGCCACCACGGTCGACCGGATCTCCGGGGGGCGCTTCGCGCTGAACATGGTCATGGGCTGGGTGCCGCCGGAGATGGAGATGTTCGGCTCCGAGCAGCGCGAGCACGACGAGCGCTACGCCTACGGCCAGGAGTGGCTCGACTTCGTCAACAAGCTGTGGACCGAGGAGGGCACGTTCGCGATCCACTCGAAGTACTTCGACGCCGAGCTGCTCGAGGCCTACCCGAAGCCGCACCAGGGCCCGCGCCCCGCGCTGATCAACGCGGGCAACTCGCCGTCGGGCATCGAGTTCTCCGCGCGCAACGTCGACTTCAACTTCGCCTCGCTCGACACGCTGGAGAACATCAAGGGCTACACGACCAAGCTCAAGGCGAAGGCGCGCGAGGAGTACCAGCGCGAGATCCACGCCATGACCTACGGCCTCGTGGTGTGCCGTGACACCGAGGAGGAGGCGAAGCGCGCGTTCCAGCAGGTCGTCGACGAGGGCGACTGGGGTGCGGCGGGCAACGTCATCAAGATCGCCGGGTCCGGCGCGAGCCAGTCGTTCGACCACGCCGTCAAGGAGATGCAGGAGCGCTTCATCGCCGGCTGGGGCGGCTACCCGATCGTCGGCACCCCGGAGCAGGTCACCGAGGAGCTGGGCCGGCTCAACGAGGCGGGCATGGAGGGCATGATCTTCGGGCTCATCGACTACAACGAGGAGCTCAAGTACTTCGGCGAGGAGGTCATGCCGCTG